From Pseudochaenichthys georgianus chromosome 11, fPseGeo1.2, whole genome shotgun sequence, a single genomic window includes:
- the LOC117455147 gene encoding uncharacterized protein, with protein sequence MPRAGPGRVLCCQTERLITTAQAANAEEQRQEEFDERKDLFRTNAFRIIDKMMELNHCCENQTTQLVDEILHSIFFLGKINVPQFSPEEIVNDETMYDLMKLCYPEPFDLYSSRLPRRSPFSCVLDMIVFLERPENEKEIKQKLQEIIRELHLKKMDPLVSSTICVSQKNPNSEKYYGVSMSTSGRDPGRIMVAASCLPGSWDSYVAGAVMTFNQKKSMKSYFDGTIKLPQHVRCQAYSLHGGGAAMHPCQSCGNLFGLGGNDEALFPYGNCAEVESVSNLFKKDTEVREQARPTSKLCTPANRSKAEKSVRVDLKVLLKRLHFPCNDQFYIPSE encoded by the exons GCTGCTAATGCTGAAGAGCAGAG ACAAGAAGAATTTGATGAGAGGAAAGACCTTTTCAGAACAAATGCTTTTCGGATTATCGACAAAATGATGGAGCTGAACCACTGCTGTGAAAATCAGACTACACAGTTGGTAGATGAG ATTCTTCACAGCATCTTCTTTTTGGGAAAGATCAACGTTCCCCAATTTTCACCGGAAGAGATTGTGAATGATGAGACGATGTACGATCTGATGAAGCTCTGCTACCCTGAGCCTTTTGACCTTTATTCCTCTCGATTACCCAGGAGGAGTCCATTCTCATGTGTGCTAGACATG ATAGTTTTCCTGGAAAGACCAGAGAACGAAAAGGAAATAAAACAGAAGCTTCAAGAGATCATCAGAGAACTCCATCTTAAAAAAATGGATCCTCTGGTCTCCTCCACCATCTGCGTCTCTCAGAAGAACCCAAACTCTGAAAAGTACTACGGAGTCTCCATGTCCACTTCTGGCAGGGATCCTGGGCGAATCATGGTTGCTGCGTCTTGTCTTCCTGGTAGCTGGGACAGTTATGTTGCTGGTGCAGTGATGACTTTCAATCAAAAAAAGAGCATGAAGTCATATTTTGATGGAACCATCAAACTGCCTCAGCATGTAAGGTGCCAGGCGTATAGCCTCCACGGGGGAGGAGCAGCAATGCATCCTTGCCAATCATGTGGAAATTTGTTTGGTTTGGGAGGAAATGATGAGGCGCTGTTTCCCTATGGTAACTGTGCTGAGGTTGAAAGTGTGAGCAACTTGTTTAAAAAGGATACAGAAGTTAGGGAGCAAGCACGACCAACATCTAAGCTGTGCACACCTGCAAACAGGAGCAAGGCGGAGAAAAGTGTCAGGGTAGATCTCAAGGTTTTGCTGAAAAGATTACATTTCCCATGTAATGATCAATTCTACATCCCCTCAGAGTAA